Proteins co-encoded in one Dyella japonica A8 genomic window:
- a CDS encoding putative Ig domain-containing protein, which yields MFDTYLCTSNKGTNGALFLPTQPGHGTVTQDANDQFVTYQNNGDTSTSDSFVWQDFFGVSHPVSVTITPALSITTGSLPPATVGGTYNQAIIASGGVTPYTFSISSGAMPAGLSLSSGGLISGTPTAGGTFSFTVKVTDASSNTATKAYTNVTVAAPIISVTPLSLPSATQNSAYSQTITASGGTSTYTYAVTSGSLPPGVTLSSSGMLSGTPTSYGGYPVTITATDSSTGTGPYTGSAGYMLVVNAVTPTITTVTVPNGTVGISYSTALNASHGNAPYTFSLASGSLPPGLSINAAGVISGTPTAGGAYTFTVKVADAASSTATQTYAGVTMAAPVITLSPATLPGATQGSSFNASIAASGGSNPYTYAVTSGLLPAGVLLNASTGALSGTPTVFGNFNFTITATDSSGGTGPYTGSQPYSLSVAASMPVISSAALPSGTVGTGYSQTITASNGNAPYTFSISAGSLPPGLVLASGGQLSGTPTGGGSYSFTVKVTDASSNTATQAYTGVTINAPALTLSPSTAPAATVGMAYSQSFSAANGTAPYVYVESNPLPPGLSWNAATATLSGTPTQAGTFPITIQVTDSSGGSGPYTHNFTYMLQSNPPSLAMAPAGNSVLSAVYATAYSQSFTGTGGTSPYSYRVSSGSLPAGLSLSSSGVLSGSPTQWGNFSFAVTMIDSSTGVGAPFSVTANYSMTVASSSITLSPTTIASGTVGASYTATLNASGGIGPYSFAITAGSLPAGMRMSSNGALSGTPTAAGAFNLTVTATDANSFTSSQAYTLTIGAPTLGLSPVTPALPSATAESAYNQSFSTTGGVGPYHYAVTSGALPAGLSLNSSGVLGGTATMAGVFSFSVTSTDSSTGTGAPFTATRSYTLTVQAPSLSISPGTLPNPQQGTAYSQSLSASGGTGGYSYSVSAGALPAGLVLSSSGLLSGTPTVNGPFSFSITASDSNHFTATQSYSIVVGVPVAPTAAAKSASTPYNTAATINLGGSITGVDITAVNITTAPAHGTVSVSGETVTYTPSSTFYGGTDSFTYTVTNPGGTSMAATVTVLVGTPAAPTVAATSANTTYNTAASIDLSTVISGVDVTAVHVATGPAHGTASVSGMTVLYTPSSTFYGGADSFTYTATNPGGTSTSATVTVMVGAPAVATVTAKSASTPYNTATAIDLSSLISGVDVTSVAIATAPAHGTATLSGKTVTYTPASTYYGGTDSFTYTAANPGGTSSPATVTITVTPLSVPTASALAVTTTTGTPVTIQAETGASGAQPFTGMSVASTPAHGSASISGEQILYTPSAGFVGTDSFTYLITNHFGSSVPATVTVTVTAAGSTSGRSKTVLAATGKPVTVDLSQIAPGTYVSATVLGLSPGAAGSAAIGAPAWLTFTPANSYTGLVQITAVLTPASGQPITVEVLVLVSSQPDPSNNADALGIVHAQAQAALQFANSELDNIGQRLSSLHDGSAELFSSHVAVSVDGKPLQAGGISPDARRWGHTGSSGVGNRDALMQAWGRTGIGASGADGTAAPASDGSADGGGSVADGSQGGAGASAATKAGGPEGLGVWINGRADFGAFNAYRQSAGFDSDNIAINTGVDQRIGENALVGMSLGYAHDNSSIAHDGTRSIAQGYSASLYGSYAPTSRTYVDVILGGGGLRFDSRRPDPDSGGLLTGQRTGSQWFGSLTGGYEYQYHDVLLSPYGRYQWSRSELNGYAENGAASAALAYGSETVRSSLLAVGLRASGQVKFDSAVLVPRARLEIGHDFQGTSNTLLSYAFIPTAGSWSVLSNPYSANGTSVQFGIGAGLQLPRELSLGIDYGYMLQPHAHDQMLRFDLTKQF from the coding sequence ATGTTCGATACTTACCTTTGCACGAGCAACAAGGGCACGAATGGCGCGTTGTTCCTCCCGACACAGCCCGGCCACGGCACGGTAACGCAGGACGCCAACGATCAGTTCGTCACTTATCAAAACAATGGTGATACCTCGACGTCCGATTCGTTCGTGTGGCAGGACTTCTTCGGTGTCAGTCACCCGGTCTCGGTGACGATCACGCCGGCGCTCAGCATCACTACCGGCAGTTTGCCACCCGCTACCGTGGGCGGTACCTACAACCAGGCCATCATTGCCAGCGGTGGCGTCACGCCCTATACCTTTTCGATTAGCTCAGGCGCCATGCCGGCGGGGCTGAGCCTGAGCAGCGGCGGCTTGATCTCCGGTACGCCTACGGCGGGTGGCACGTTCTCGTTCACGGTGAAGGTGACCGACGCCAGCAGCAACACGGCCACGAAGGCCTATACCAACGTCACCGTCGCCGCGCCGATCATCAGCGTGACGCCTTTGTCCCTTCCTTCGGCGACACAGAACTCGGCCTATAGCCAGACCATCACCGCCAGTGGTGGAACGTCCACGTACACGTATGCGGTGACCAGTGGCAGCCTGCCGCCGGGCGTGACACTCTCTAGCAGCGGGATGCTGAGCGGTACCCCGACCTCGTACGGCGGCTACCCGGTCACCATCACCGCCACGGACAGCAGCACTGGTACCGGCCCCTACACCGGCAGTGCCGGCTACATGCTGGTGGTCAACGCGGTGACGCCGACCATTACGACGGTCACGGTGCCCAACGGCACCGTAGGGATTAGCTATAGCACGGCTCTTAACGCTTCCCACGGCAACGCACCCTATACGTTTTCCCTTGCCAGCGGTTCCTTGCCGCCGGGTTTGTCCATCAATGCCGCTGGCGTCATTTCCGGCACGCCTACGGCCGGTGGCGCCTACACGTTCACGGTGAAGGTCGCGGATGCCGCCAGCAGCACGGCGACGCAGACCTATGCCGGCGTGACCATGGCGGCGCCGGTCATCACCCTGTCACCTGCGACGCTGCCGGGCGCTACCCAGGGCAGCAGCTTCAATGCGTCCATTGCTGCCAGCGGCGGTAGCAACCCGTATACCTATGCGGTGACCAGCGGTTTGCTGCCGGCTGGCGTGTTGTTGAACGCCAGCACGGGCGCGCTGAGCGGTACACCGACGGTGTTCGGCAACTTCAACTTCACCATCACTGCCACGGATAGCAGCGGCGGCACCGGGCCTTACACGGGCAGTCAGCCGTACAGCCTCTCTGTAGCCGCGTCGATGCCGGTGATTTCTTCAGCCGCCTTGCCAAGCGGTACCGTGGGCACGGGCTACAGCCAGACCATTACTGCCAGCAACGGCAATGCGCCGTATACCTTCAGCATCAGCGCAGGCAGCCTGCCACCTGGCCTGGTACTCGCCAGTGGCGGCCAACTCTCTGGCACGCCCACGGGGGGCGGCAGCTACAGCTTTACGGTCAAGGTGACTGACGCGTCCAGCAATACGGCAACGCAGGCCTATACCGGCGTGACCATCAATGCGCCGGCCCTGACCCTGTCGCCGTCAACGGCCCCCGCCGCCACGGTGGGCATGGCCTACTCGCAGAGCTTCAGCGCGGCCAACGGCACGGCACCTTACGTCTATGTCGAAAGCAACCCGCTGCCTCCGGGCCTTTCGTGGAACGCCGCCACGGCGACCCTGTCGGGTACGCCGACCCAGGCGGGCACTTTCCCGATCACCATCCAGGTGACGGACAGCAGCGGTGGGAGCGGTCCGTATACCCACAACTTCACTTACATGCTGCAGTCGAATCCGCCATCGCTCGCCATGGCCCCAGCGGGCAATTCGGTGCTCAGCGCCGTCTATGCCACGGCCTATTCGCAGAGCTTCACGGGGACTGGCGGCACGTCGCCATACTCATACCGGGTGAGCAGCGGCAGCTTGCCGGCGGGCTTGTCGCTGAGCAGCAGCGGCGTGCTTTCCGGTTCCCCCACACAGTGGGGCAATTTCAGCTTTGCGGTCACGATGATCGACAGCTCCACCGGCGTGGGGGCACCCTTCAGCGTCACGGCGAACTACAGCATGACGGTGGCGTCATCGTCCATCACGCTGTCTCCGACAACCATCGCCAGCGGCACGGTCGGCGCAAGTTATACGGCAACGTTGAACGCCAGCGGCGGCATCGGACCGTACAGCTTCGCCATCACCGCGGGCAGCCTGCCCGCCGGGATGAGGATGAGCAGCAACGGCGCGTTGAGCGGCACGCCAACGGCGGCGGGCGCGTTCAACCTGACCGTGACGGCTACTGACGCGAACAGCTTCACGAGCAGCCAGGCATACACGCTGACGATTGGCGCACCCACTCTGGGGCTGAGCCCCGTCACGCCGGCCTTGCCGTCGGCCACGGCCGAGAGTGCGTACAACCAGAGCTTCTCTACCACGGGGGGCGTCGGGCCGTATCACTACGCGGTGACGTCCGGCGCATTGCCGGCGGGGCTTAGCCTGAACTCGTCCGGCGTGTTGGGGGGCACAGCCACGATGGCGGGGGTCTTCAGTTTCTCCGTCACGTCTACCGATAGCAGTACGGGCACGGGTGCGCCGTTCACGGCCACGCGCAGCTACACCCTGACGGTGCAGGCGCCGAGTCTGAGCATTTCGCCCGGCACCTTGCCCAATCCGCAGCAGGGCACGGCCTACAGCCAGTCGCTCAGCGCAAGCGGCGGCACCGGCGGTTACAGCTATTCGGTCAGCGCGGGAGCGCTGCCGGCCGGCCTGGTGTTGAGCAGCTCGGGCCTGCTGTCGGGCACGCCGACGGTCAATGGTCCGTTCTCGTTCTCCATCACCGCGAGCGACAGCAACCACTTCACGGCGACGCAGAGCTACAGCATCGTCGTGGGCGTGCCTGTCGCGCCCACGGCTGCGGCAAAGAGTGCAAGCACGCCGTACAACACCGCGGCGACGATCAACCTGGGCGGTTCGATCACCGGTGTGGATATCACCGCCGTCAATATCACGACGGCACCCGCGCACGGCACGGTCAGCGTATCGGGTGAAACCGTGACGTATACGCCATCGTCGACCTTCTACGGCGGCACCGACAGCTTCACGTACACGGTGACCAATCCGGGCGGCACGTCCATGGCCGCGACGGTAACGGTGCTGGTGGGAACCCCTGCGGCGCCCACGGTGGCCGCAACGTCGGCAAATACGACGTACAACACGGCGGCGAGCATCGACCTGTCCACGGTTATCAGTGGCGTGGATGTCACCGCGGTGCATGTGGCGACCGGGCCAGCGCACGGTACCGCGTCGGTATCGGGCATGACGGTGCTCTACACGCCGTCGTCGACCTTCTACGGCGGTGCCGACAGCTTTACCTATACCGCGACCAATCCGGGCGGTACGTCGACATCGGCGACAGTCACGGTGATGGTTGGGGCGCCCGCGGTAGCCACGGTGACGGCCAAGTCGGCAAGCACGCCCTACAACACGGCCACGGCCATCGATCTGTCGAGCTTGATCAGTGGCGTGGATGTGACGAGCGTGGCCATTGCCACGGCGCCGGCACATGGCACGGCGACGCTTTCCGGCAAAACGGTGACCTATACGCCGGCATCGACCTACTACGGCGGCACCGACAGCTTTACCTATACCGCCGCCAACCCGGGCGGAACGTCGTCGCCGGCAACCGTCACGATCACCGTGACGCCGCTCAGCGTGCCGACGGCCAGCGCCCTCGCCGTGACGACGACCACCGGCACGCCGGTGACGATCCAGGCGGAAACGGGGGCTTCCGGCGCACAACCGTTCACCGGCATGAGCGTGGCAAGCACGCCGGCGCACGGCAGTGCGTCGATCAGCGGAGAACAGATTCTGTATACGCCGAGTGCGGGTTTCGTCGGTACCGACAGCTTCACGTACCTGATCACCAATCACTTCGGCAGTTCCGTGCCGGCGACGGTCACGGTGACGGTAACCGCCGCTGGCAGCACGTCGGGACGAAGCAAGACCGTGCTTGCGGCCACGGGCAAACCGGTGACGGTGGACCTGAGCCAGATCGCCCCTGGTACCTACGTGTCCGCCACCGTGCTGGGCCTTTCGCCAGGGGCGGCGGGCAGTGCGGCCATCGGCGCGCCAGCATGGCTGACCTTCACGCCTGCGAACAGCTATACCGGCCTGGTACAGATCACGGCGGTGCTGACCCCGGCCAGCGGACAGCCGATCACGGTGGAGGTACTGGTACTGGTGAGCAGCCAGCCTGATCCGTCGAACAATGCGGATGCACTGGGCATTGTCCATGCGCAAGCGCAGGCGGCGCTGCAATTTGCCAATAGCGAGCTGGACAACATCGGCCAGCGCCTGTCCAGCCTGCACGACGGTTCGGCGGAGCTGTTCAGCAGCCACGTGGCGGTAAGCGTGGATGGCAAGCCGTTGCAGGCGGGCGGCATCAGTCCGGATGCGCGCCGGTGGGGACATACAGGCAGCAGCGGTGTTGGCAACCGCGATGCCTTGATGCAGGCCTGGGGGCGTACCGGTATCGGCGCCAGCGGTGCCGATGGCACGGCAGCACCGGCGTCCGATGGCAGTGCGGACGGTGGCGGAAGCGTGGCGGACGGCAGCCAGGGTGGCGCGGGTGCGTCCGCGGCGACCAAGGCGGGAGGTCCGGAAGGCCTGGGCGTGTGGATCAACGGCCGCGCCGATTTCGGTGCATTCAACGCCTACCGTCAGTCGGCCGGTTTCGACAGCGACAATATCGCCATCAACACGGGCGTCGACCAGCGCATCGGCGAGAACGCGCTGGTGGGCATGAGCCTGGGCTATGCGCACGACAACAGCAGCATCGCCCATGACGGCACGCGCAGCATCGCCCAGGGGTACAGTGCATCGCTGTATGGCTCTTACGCACCGACGTCACGCACCTATGTGGACGTCATTCTCGGCGGCGGCGGCCTGCGCTTTGACAGTCGTCGTCCCGATCCCGACAGCGGCGGCTTGTTGACTGGCCAGCGTACCGGTAGCCAATGGTTCGGTTCGTTGACGGGTGGCTATGAATACCAGTATCACGATGTGCTGCTTTCGCCGTATGGCCGCTACCAGTGGTCGCGCAGCGAGCTGAATGGCTATGCCGAAAACGGCGCGGCCAGCGCCGCGCTGGCCTACGGTAGCGAAACGGTACGCAGCTCGCTGTTGGCGGTGGGCCTGCGGGCGAGCGGCCAGGTGAAGTTCGACAGCGCCGTACTGGTGCCAAGGGCACGACTGGAGATCGGTCACGACTTCCAGGGCACCAGCAACACCTTGTTGAGCTATGCGTTCATCCCCACCGCTGGCAGCTGGAGCGTGTTGTCCAATCCGTATTCGGCCAATGGCACCAGCGTCCAGTTCGGCATCGGCGCCGGCCTGCAGCTGCCGCGTGAACTGAGCCTGGGCATCGACTACGGCTACATGCTTCAGCCGCATGCGCACGACCAGATGTTGCGATTCGATCTGACCAAGCAGTTCTGA
- a CDS encoding DUF1428 domain-containing protein: MSYIDGFVIAVPNAHREQFIEHARTFDVIFLEYGAIRVMECWGDDVPDGKLTDFRRAVQATQDESVVFSWVEWPDKATRDFGMGKLMEDPRMPAASDMPFDGKRMIFGGFKPVVSVPD, translated from the coding sequence ATGTCCTACATTGATGGTTTCGTGATCGCCGTACCCAACGCCCATCGGGAACAGTTCATCGAGCACGCCCGTACCTTCGACGTCATTTTTCTGGAATACGGCGCCATCCGGGTGATGGAATGCTGGGGCGATGACGTGCCAGATGGCAAGCTCACCGATTTTCGTCGCGCTGTGCAGGCAACGCAGGATGAGTCCGTGGTCTTCTCTTGGGTGGAATGGCCCGACAAGGCCACTCGCGATTTCGGCATGGGAAAACTCATGGAAGATCCGCGCATGCCTGCCGCCAGTGATATGCCCTTCGATGGCAAGCGCATGATCTTTGGCGGCTTCAAGCCGGTGGTTAGCGTGCCTGACTAG